Part of the Candidatus Zixiibacteriota bacterium genome is shown below.
AAGGGCTGATTATGGCGGCGGCGAATTGTACTTCGATGACAAGTTAATTCGAAAGGACGGTATCTTCACCGATCCCAAATTGGAGCAAGCCTTCTCCGAAGAAAATCTTAAATCATGATAGTTCTTTAAATTATTAAGGCCGGATTGATATCAATCCGGCCTTCCATATTGCTATCATAATTTTTTATATGGCTTTCGATCGCCGAACCTGGCGATAACTGTCCTTTACAATCCGAACGACTTCTTCGGGATCGTCGGTCATGGAAAACAATGAAAGATCATCCTTGGCCAAAGTTCCCACCTTAATCGGACCGGAGATAATCCAGTCAATGAGTCCTCCCCAAAACTCGGAACCGACCAGAATCACGGGAAAATGAAATATTTTCTTGGTCTGAATCAAGGTTAATGATTCGAACAGCTCATCCAGCGTTCCGAATCCGCCGGGCATAATCACAAAGGCGGCGGCATACTTGACAAACATGACTTTGCGGGCAAAGAAATAGCGGAAATCTAGAGATATATCCTGATACTGATTGGCCAGTTGTTCCGAAGGAACCTCAATATTAAGGCCGACTGATTTTGAATTGCCTTCAAAAGCACCGCGATTGGCAGCCTCCATAATACTTGGCCCGCCTCCGGTTATTATCGAAAAACCTGAATCGGACAATTTCCGGGCTATTTCCCGTGCCAGCGTATAATACCTCGAACTTTCAGGCAAAGCCGACGAGCCAAAAATGGAAACCGCCGGTTTCAAATATCTGAGAGTATCGAAACCCTCGACAAATTCAGACATAATCCTGAAAACCGACCAGAGATCATGATCTGTATGGATATTATTGCCTGGCCCCCGGCTATTATCCGCTTTATGATTTTCATTTTTCATAAAGAAAGAACTCCTTCATATATTCTAATAATCCGCCCTATTATAACACAATAATCGTCAAAATGCTGAATCGGCTCAAGCCCATTATTTGATTTCCGTTATAATTACGCCGGCCAGGGCTATTATTCCACCAATTACAAAGGCCCGGCTGATTGGTTCGGCCAGAGTGACAGCCGCCACCGCCGCGGCAATAATCGGCTGAATATTCTGCATTATGGCCAGTCGCGAAGCCTCCATATTCTTTAACAACCAATACCACAGAAAATAGGCCAGAATCGAAACCAGGATTGCCATATACAAGACTGAAAACCACCCCATCCAGGTTACATGACCGAAATCGAAAGACAGAGCCCGGTAAAAACCATAGGGCAAATATAAAACGGAGCCGTACAGGAGGGCCAGACCGGTGACTCGAAAGGCGCCGTATTTCAAGGCCAGCGGTTTGGCCATGACAGTTGCGGCCGCCCAGGCCACCACAGCCATTAGAACCAGAAGGTCACCCAGAATATAATTGGTATCGTATTCTATTTTGCCGCCCGAAAGGATAATATAAACGCCGGAAAAGGCTATAATAATTCCTGCCGATCTTCGAACAGTTGGTTTTTCTCGCAGGAATATTACAGCCAGAAGGTAAATGAATATCGGAACCATGGCAAATAACAAACCGGAATGGCTCGCCAGAGTCAGTGATTGACCAACCAGATATATGACCTGGTTGAGTGGTATTATTATTAGACCCAAAAGGAATATTCTAAAATGATCCCGGATCGGTATCAATTTCCTCTTCCTCAGGTGAAATAATATCGGGGCATATATGGCCGAGGAAATTATAAATCGCAGAAAGGCGTAGGTATATGGTTCGATTTCATTCAGGCCCAGTTTGGCAACCGGAAAGGCAATGGCGGTTATTACTTGATGGATCAGGATTGTCGAGTATAAAAACCGGGTCGAAAACGAGCCTGATTCAATCGACCGGGGTAATTTATTGACAATCAAAGAATATCACCATCGGCAGTGCTTTAATATTCTGCAATATAATATATTACGACAATAAGTTAAAGTAACGCCTTAACAATACCACCATCGACAGGAATAGCTGTTCCGGTTATATAGGAGGCTTTTTCCGAAGCCAAAAAGGCTATCAGGGCGGCTAATTCTTCGGGCCGCCCGACCCTTCCGGCCGGGATGCTTGAGGTCCAACCCGAATATATGGCATCGATATCCTGACCGCTTACTTCGGCATTAGTCCGGGCCAAGACCTTAAGACGGTCGGTATCGGTATAGCCGGGCAGAACGGTATTAACGGTAATGCCGAAGGCAGCCATTTCATTGGACAAGGACTTTGCAAATCCAGTCAAGCCAGCCCTGAGTGTATTTGAGATAATCAGATTATCAATTGGTTGCCTGACCGCGACCGAAGTAATATAAATTATTCTCCCCCATCCCCGCTCCTTCATTCCGGACAGGAGGGCTCTGGTTAAATCAATGGCTGAATGTAACGTCAGAGTGGTTGCCTTGTCCCAGGTTTCTCTATCATGCTGGGGGAATTTCCCCGCCGGCGGCCCCCCGGCATTGGAAACAAGGATGTCGATTCCTCCTAATAACGCAATGGCCTTCCGTGCGATTTCCTCGGCCCGCCCTTGAATCGATAAATCGCCGGCGATAAAATCAGGTTTGTGGCCGGTTTTTGATTGCATAATGGAAGCGGCTTTTTTTAGATTTTCTTCCGAACGTGAATTAATCACCAGCGCGGCCCCTTCGCCAGCCAAGGCTTCAGCGGCCGCCAATCCCAGACCGGCCGACGCTCCCGTTACCAGAGCTCGTTTACCCTTTAAACCAAGGTCCATATTTTATGCCTTCACCCTGGAGAGTTCATCAATCAAATAAAGCGAGGAATAAGTTCCGCGTTCGAAATCATCAACTGCAAATCTTTCATTTGGCGAATGAGCATTATCATCATTTTGCCCCCATCCCAAAAGCAAGGTATCCAGGCCAAGAACCTGTTTGAAAGTTCCCACCACCGGAATTGAGCCGCCCTCCTTCATAAAAACAGGTTCCAGCCCAAATCCTTTTTTTATGGCCCGGGCCGTGGCCTCAAGCCAAGGTCCTTCGATGGGGACAACTACCGCCTCGGCTCCGCCATGGATGGTGACATCGCATTTGACATAGGAAGGACATATTCTGGTTATATATTTCTTGATTTTTCCGCAAATTTCGTCGGCTTTCTGGTTGGGCACCAGCCGCATGGTAATTTTGGCAGAGGCCCAGGACGGGATTATGGTTTTACCTCCCTCGCCCTGGTAGCCGCTGGTCAGGCCATTGACATCCAGAGTCGGCCGCGACCAAACCTGTTCATAGACCGTATAGCCCTTTTCGCCATGTAACCCAGGAGAACCGACCATGGCCAGATAGTCTTTTTCATTATAGGGTAATTTGGCGAATTGCCGCCGTTCCCAATCCGAGACCGGTTCGACATTATTATAAAATCCGTCAATAAGAACCCGCCCATTATCATCATGCATAGCGGCGATAATTTTAGACAGGACATTGGCCGGATTGGGTACCGCACCGCCAAATCCGCCGGAATGTAGGTCGCGGTTAGGGCCGGTTATTTTAACTTCGACAGAGGCCACACCGCGTAATCCAAAGGTAACAGCGGGAATATTACGGGAAAATTGCGAGCTATCTGAAACGACAATGATATCAGCCTTGAGAAGATCCGCATTTTCTTTTACCCAGTTGGCAAGATTCTCCGCCCCTGATTCTTCCTCTCCTTCGATCAATAGCTTGACATTAATAGGGAGTTCGGTTTTGGTGGCGGTATAAGCCTCCAGTGCCTTTAAATGGGTGAATAGCTGTCCTTTGTCGTCGGTGGCTCCCCGCGAAATAATAAAGCCATTCTCGATAAACGGCTCGAATGGTTTACTTTTCCAGAGGTTTAACGGTTCCACCGGCTGAACATCATAGTGGCCATAATACAATACTGTCAGTTTATCGGGTGATGAAATATGACTGCCGAAAACCAGAGGGTGCCCCCCGGTCGGCATGACTCTGGCGTCGATGCCAATGCCTTTCAGATGGGTCGCCAGCCATTCGGCGCAGGCCTTAATATCGCCCTTGTGTTCGCTCCGGGCAGACACTGATGGAAATCTTAGGAAATCAAACAACTGGTCAAGCCGGGTCTGTTTGTTTTTATCAAGATACTCTTTGGGATTCATATTACTTCTCCGGTTAAATAAATATAATTCTCAATTATAGGTCACAAATGACGATTATCCAATCTTTCAGCCGCCTTTCTATATAGACGTCCGGCCGATATTTTACCGGGCAAATTCGAAAATATGTATTATACTTCCAAAAATCAAACTGGCAAGGAGTTAAATTAAAAAATTTATTGCATTTTCCCGGGAACCAATTATTATTTCAAAACTTATAAAATAGTAATAAGGATTATTACGCTATGCGTCTAATTAATTATGTGATTATTCTGTTTCTGTCAATTACCTCTTCCCTGGTCGCTCAGCCCAAAATTGAGGCGAATACTGAAGAATACGACTTCGGACGGGTACCGCAGAATGTCACTCTTATCAGAAAATTGATTTTAAGATCTGTTGGCGATGCCCCGGTTCAAATCGACAGTGTAATTACCTATTGCGACTGTATTGAGATTCCAATTAAGAATATGACTCTGATGCCGGGTGATAGTTTGGTAACCGAATTGCGTTTCAAATCATCCTTTTTTTCCGGGAATAAGGAATGGCGGCCTCATTTTTATATTAACAAATTCAACCGGGGCTATCGATTACGGGTAATGGCTTTTGTCGTTGATGAAATAAAGCACCAGAAACGGATATTCGTCGATCCTCATACGGTCAATGCTTCCCAGTTTGGCGATAATGCCATAACCCGTTTCCCCATAAAAATATATAATAATTGCGAGGAAAATGTTCCCTTTCGGCTGACCTACGCCGAGGATGATTATTTTACGCTTGATTTCCCGACTCATGTGGCCCCGAAGGATTCTGCCCTGGGATGGATTAATTTGAATCAAAAGGGTTTGGAAAATGAGTTCGAAACCGCCATAACTTTTGAATATCTTAACGAAGACTCCGAAACAAGGCTGTATTCCATTCCGATAAAAAGAAAGATTTTTAAACCGGAAAATTGACAGTTATAAACGTAATTAATTAAGAGATTGACAGATAAATTAATTTTGATATATTAAATAAACTGCTTAAACAGCATGTTTTTATGACGATAGCTTAGAAAAAGGCTTGACAATATTTGGAGGAATAATATGAATAAATTAAGCATGCTCCTCTTCCTCGCTGTGTTCTTTCTGTCTGCGACTACTTCTGTTCTGTCTCAATCGAAACTTGCCATTCCCGAACCCGATTTCGACTTTGGTTTTGTTCCTCAGCATTCCAAAATCAGCCATGTTTTTTGGTTACATTCCACCGGAACGGATTCTCTGAACATCATCAAAGTGTCGCCTGGCTGAGGCTGCGCTAAGGCTCCACTCGACAAACAGGAGCTTGCTGTCGGTGACAGCACCAGGCTTGAAATTATATTCGACACTAGATCATATCGCGGCACCCAGGTCAAACGGCCCTCAATTACGACCAACGAGGGTCCTGATGTGAAGAATGTGAAGATTTCGGCAGAGGTAATAACCAATCCCGACTCCACCTATCCGATAATAATAAAGCCTTATAAATTCGATATATCGCAGTTTGGAGAAAAGGAACGCCGGAAGCTGGAATTCGAACTCATCAATATGTCCGAGAATGACCTTGAGGTGAGTCTAATTGATATGCCCGTTAATATGTTCAAGGTAAAGATGCCCAAGAAGGTCAAGGCTGGAAAAACCGAGAAGGGCGAAATCGAATTATTCGACAAGTATGTGACTGACGAATTCCAGAAATCACTCACCATTGAGCTGTCCGATAAGAATAAAACCCGATTTACGATTCCAGTTAAACGGACAATCCGTATTCCCGGACAGCCGACGGGAGAGCATTCGAGCAATTAATATATTATTCTCATTGATATGAAAAAGCCCGTCAATTCAAGGCGGGCTGTTTTTATTTGTTCTGGCGGAGTATTTAAATTTCCCCCGCTTTGCAATACTGCTTTTTTAACGGGATTCCTATCTTAAAGTGGCCGGATTCAAATCTTCCAGGACTTCATCCCAATCGCTGTCGTATTTTTCACCTTTAGCCGTCGAATGCACAAGTTCATAATCGCCATAGCCATCGACATCCTGAAAAACAAAGATGACTCCTCCCTGCAGGGCATAGTAGTGCCAGATTTCCCACGGTTTTCCATAAGCCGGAGCATTGGCCTCTTCCCTTTCATCCCATCTTCCATATTGCATGATAATTCGACCGCGATCAGTCTTCCAGCCATCACTCAATCCCGGCAGAGTCGAAAAATGCTCATTGGCGTAGATATAAC
Proteins encoded:
- a CDS encoding TIGR00730 family Rossman fold protein codes for the protein MKNENHKADNSRGPGNNIHTDHDLWSVFRIMSEFVEGFDTLRYLKPAVSIFGSSALPESSRYYTLAREIARKLSDSGFSIITGGGPSIMEAANRGAFEGNSKSVGLNIEVPSEQLANQYQDISLDFRYFFARKVMFVKYAAAFVIMPGGFGTLDELFESLTLIQTKKIFHFPVILVGSEFWGGLIDWIISGPIKVGTLAKDDLSLFSMTDDPEEVVRIVKDSYRQVRRSKAI
- a CDS encoding SDR family oxidoreductase is translated as MDLGLKGKRALVTGASAGLGLAAAEALAGEGAALVINSRSEENLKKAASIMQSKTGHKPDFIAGDLSIQGRAEEIARKAIALLGGIDILVSNAGGPPAGKFPQHDRETWDKATTLTLHSAIDLTRALLSGMKERGWGRIIYITSVAVRQPIDNLIISNTLRAGLTGFAKSLSNEMAAFGITVNTVLPGYTDTDRLKVLARTNAEVSGQDIDAIYSGWTSSIPAGRVGRPEELAALIAFLASEKASYITGTAIPVDGGIVKALL
- a CDS encoding DUF1573 domain-containing protein — its product is MRLINYVIILFLSITSSLVAQPKIEANTEEYDFGRVPQNVTLIRKLILRSVGDAPVQIDSVITYCDCIEIPIKNMTLMPGDSLVTELRFKSSFFSGNKEWRPHFYINKFNRGYRLRVMAFVVDEIKHQKRIFVDPHTVNASQFGDNAITRFPIKIYNNCEENVPFRLTYAEDDYFTLDFPTHVAPKDSALGWINLNQKGLENEFETAITFEYLNEDSETRLYSIPIKRKIFKPEN
- a CDS encoding dipeptidase, coding for MNPKEYLDKNKQTRLDQLFDFLRFPSVSARSEHKGDIKACAEWLATHLKGIGIDARVMPTGGHPLVFGSHISSPDKLTVLYYGHYDVQPVEPLNLWKSKPFEPFIENGFIISRGATDDKGQLFTHLKALEAYTATKTELPINVKLLIEGEEESGAENLANWVKENADLLKADIIVVSDSSQFSRNIPAVTFGLRGVASVEVKITGPNRDLHSGGFGGAVPNPANVLSKIIAAMHDDNGRVLIDGFYNNVEPVSDWERRQFAKLPYNEKDYLAMVGSPGLHGEKGYTVYEQVWSRPTLDVNGLTSGYQGEGGKTIIPSWASAKITMRLVPNQKADEICGKIKKYITRICPSYVKCDVTIHGGAEAVVVPIEGPWLEATARAIKKGFGLEPVFMKEGGSIPVVGTFKQVLGLDTLLLGWGQNDDNAHSPNERFAVDDFERGTYSSLYLIDELSRVKA
- a CDS encoding DMT family transporter, with amino-acid sequence MIVNKLPRSIESGSFSTRFLYSTILIHQVITAIAFPVAKLGLNEIEPYTYAFLRFIISSAIYAPILFHLRKRKLIPIRDHFRIFLLGLIIIPLNQVIYLVGQSLTLASHSGLLFAMVPIFIYLLAVIFLREKPTVRRSAGIIIAFSGVYIILSGGKIEYDTNYILGDLLVLMAVVAWAAATVMAKPLALKYGAFRVTGLALLYGSVLYLPYGFYRALSFDFGHVTWMGWFSVLYMAILVSILAYFLWYWLLKNMEASRLAIMQNIQPIIAAAVAAVTLAEPISRAFVIGGIIALAGVIITEIK